In Salvelinus namaycush isolate Seneca chromosome 20, SaNama_1.0, whole genome shotgun sequence, the following proteins share a genomic window:
- the LOC120065007 gene encoding protein kish-B-like, translated as MTNVYSLDGIVVFGILFICTCAYLKKVPRLNSWLLSEKKGVWGVFYKAAVIGTRLHHAVAITCLTMALYLVSLK; from the exons ATGACAAATG tgtaCTCGTTGGATGGGATTGTGGTATTTGGGATTCTGTTCATCTGTACATGTGCATACCTCAAGAAGGTGCCTCGCCTCAACAGCTGGCTACTCTCAGAAAAGAAAGGTGTGTGGGGAGTGTTCTATAAAG CTGCAGTGATTGGGACTAGACTCCACCATGCTGTGGCGATAACCTGTCTGACGATGGCATTGTACCTGGTCTCCTTAAAGTGA
- the LOC120064928 gene encoding beta-1,3-galactosyltransferase 6-like — translation MKLVRLLCRHKTALAIAGVCLFAVVVLFLAKCTSETLKQGQVDPPGLAPHAAHSRPRVEHPKPPSRPKDLSAFLVVLITTGPKYTERRSIIRSTWLTKKDPEVLAMFVVGTEGLSAEDMQNLNTEQGRHKDLLLLPELRDSYENLTLKLLHMYSWLDHNVDFKFALKADDDTFARLDLLKEELKTKEPSRLYWGFFSGRGRVKTAGKWRESAWELCDYYLPYALGGGYLLSCDLIHYVRINAAFLKVWQSEDVSLGAWLAPVDVKRTHDPRFDTEYKSRGCSNKYLVTHKQSLEDMLEKQQTLQRDGRLCKEEVKLRLSYVYDWSVPPSQCCQRKDGVP, via the exons ATGAAACTGGTTCGCCTCCTGTGTCGTCACAAGACGGCTCTGGCCATTGCAGGAGTCTGCCTGTTCGCTGTAGTCGTCCTCTTCCTCGCCAAGTGTACCTCCGAGACCCTGAAACAGGGCCAGGTCGACCCTCCAGGCTTAGCACCCCATGCTGCCCACTCCCGGCCCAGAGTAGAGCACCCCAAGCCCCCCTCACGCCCCAAAGACCTCTCAGCCTTCCTTGTGGTCCTCATCACCACAGGACCCAAGTACACAGAGCGGCGGAGCATTATCCGCAGCACATGGCTGACTAAGAAGGACCCGGAGGTTCTAGCTATGTTTGTGGTGGGAACCGAGGGTCTATCGGCCGAGGACATGCAGAACCTCAACACAGAGCAGGGCCGACACAAAGACCTGCTCTTACTCCCCGAGCTGCGGGACTCGTATGAGAACCTGACCCTGAAGCTGCTGCACATGTACTCCTGGCTGGATCACAATGTAGACTTTAAGTTTGCTTTAAAAGCAGATGACGACACCTTCGCTCGCCTGGACCTGCTGAAG GAGGAGCTGAAGACTAAAGAACCCAGCCGGCTGTACTGGGGGTTCTTCTCAGGCCGCGGTCGTGTCAAAACTGCAGGGAAGTGGAGGGAGTCGGCTTGGGAGCTGTGTGACTACTACCTACCCTACGCCCTAGGTGGAGGGTACCTGCTCTCCTGCGACCTAATCCACTACGTGCGCATCAACGCTGCCTTCCTCAAGGTGTGGCAGAGCGAGGACGTGTCGCTGGGGGCTTGGCTGGCCCCCGTGGACGTCAAACGGACGCACGACCCACGCTTCGACACGGAGTACAAGTCAAGGGGCTGTAGTAATAAGTACCTGGTGACCCACAAGCAGAGCCTGGAGGATATGTTAGAGAAACAGCAGACACTGCAGAGAGATGGGAGGTTGTGTAAAGAAGAGGTTAAACTCAGACTGAGTTATGTATACGACTGGAGCGTCCCGCCATCCCAGTGCTGCCAGAGGAAGGATGGAGTACCCTAA